TTTAACTTTTCTTATTAATTTCTTATCCATTTTACACAATTATCTCATTCCATTATTCACCATTATAGTAAATGATAAATTTTCCACCGTCAACGAACATTATGACATAAGCTAGTAAACAGTCATTTGGTTCTATGCTTTAAGCATCAAATATTAGATACATCATTTTTTTAATAACAAATTGGCATATATATCAATAAAATGAGACTATAATATCAATCGAAAGAATATAGTCACGCATGGATTAAGCACAAAGACTAAATTACGTTACTTTACTCATGGTCACACGGAACCAATATCGGTCGTAATTAAAGTGTTATCCCTATAAAAACACAAAAATAATGTTTATCTAATCATAGTTGTTTTGTAAGACTGGGCGCATTAAAAACCTATCAGAAGTTTTTTCTTTTCACATATTTTTCGTGGTAAGATGGGGAAAATAAGTATTAGGAGTTGCCGGAATGTTAAGTGAGCGCCTTTATTATTCAGATCCGTATTGTAAAACTTTTAACACTCGCGTGCGTAAAGAATCAGTGAATTCAGAAGGACAGTTTTACGCTGTATTAGAAAACACCGCCTTTTATCCAACTGGCGGAGGCCAGCCGTATGACACGGGAACTTTGAACGATGTTCCGGTACTAAATGTGGAAGAAGTAGATGGCGAAATTCGTCATACCCTGGCGGAAAGTCTCGGATCCCCGCTTGAGGTAACAGGAATTATTGATTGGTCACGTCGTTTTGATCATATGCAACAACACGCAGGTCAACATATTCTTTCAGCGTCATTCGTTGAACTATATGGATTTGCGACTATGAGTTTTCACCTAGGGAAAGAAATTTTGACGATTGATTTAGACACGGATGATGTTTCACCAAAGCAATTGGAAGCAGTTGAAAAATTAGCGAATGACATCATTTTGGAAAATCGACTAATTGAAACCAAATGGGTTACGGAAGATGAACTAGATCATTATTCACTTCGCAAGCAATTGGCAGTGACAGGTGAAATTCGTCTTGTTATTATCCCTGATTTTGACTATAACGGCTGCGGAGGGACCCATCCGAGTTCGACTGGACAAGTTCTTGGAATAAAAGTTTTATCAACGGAAAAACATCGCGGGAAAGTTCGCGTCCATTTCGTTTGTGGCGGTCGGATATTACAGCAATTGCATCAGAAAAATCATATATTATCCGAAGCATCTAAATTACTAAGTGCGCCTGAAGAAGGTGTGATTGACGCAACTAAAAAGCTGCTCGACGCAAATCACACGCTAGTCAAGTCATTGAATGAGAAAGAAGAACAGTTATTGACATTTGAGGTAAAAGGTTTATTACAAACTAAAAGTCAAGGACTCGTAAAGGCCGTGTATTCCGGACGGACTGTTCAAGAGTTGCAGAAAATGGCTCGATTGCTTGTCGCGGAAGCTGAGGATACCGCCGTACTCCTAGTCGCTGAAAATGAAGATCGGTTACAATTTGTCGCGGCACGTGGGGCTTCTGTGGAAAAGAGTATGAAACAAGTTTCGGCGGCTGTAACACTTCCCTTCATTGAAGGAAAAGGCGGTGGCAGCGATGCATTCGTCCAAGGTGGAGGACAACGCAGTATGACAGGGACTGAGTTGCTACAGATTATGGAAAATTCTTTGGTGTAAATACAAATAAAAAACGCTCCTCTTCGATAATGGAGGGAGCGTTATTTTTCTTTTAGTAACAATATTTCTTTTACTACTTTATCAAGTTCATCTACACCGCCGTAAAAACACAGTTCACCTTCTTCGATGTAAAGGACGCTGTTATCTTCGGATGGATCAATTTCTTCAAGTAAATGCGTACTAATGATGATAACACTATGAAATGAAAGCCGTTGGAGGACCCGTTTAAAAAACATTTTTTCCTCGGTGTCTAGACCCTCAAAAGGTTCATCCAAAACACAAATTCGCGGTTGATTAAGAAGCGCTTGTATCAACCCCACTTTTTGTAGTTGCCCGCCTGAAAGGTTTCGAAGTGTTTTTCGTTTAAGCTTTAATAAGTTCGCATCATTTAACCATGCATTCAGTAAATCCTTAACCCGTGTATGCGGAATTCCTTTATGAAAAGCCATATACGTTAAATATCTTTCAATCGTCATTTCAGCATGACCCGTAAAGTCCTGGGGCATAAAACCGATGACTCTTCTTACTTCTTCAATCCTTAACGGCAAGCGATGTGTTCCTACTTTTTCATCGCGCATTAATCTTGTATAGTTTATCGTTCCATTATTTGGTGATGTGGCGGTAGCAATCAGTTTTAGAAGTGTACTTTTTCCCGCCCCATTTTTTCCGACAACGTACGTAATTCCTGATTTAAATGAGCAAGTGATTTCATTTAGAACTTTGACATTATGAATTGTCGCTCCTACGTTATTAAGTGCAATTCTCATGCCAATTTCCCCTGACGGTTTTTCAAAGGAACACTGCAAAGTAAAAGGACAGAAATTCCGATTACAACAATATTCGTCAGTACAAAGTAATCATTTCCTGGCAACTGAAATAATGCCGCGAATTTTAATTGCTTCCCCAAAAGAACTTGAGCAAACCAAACAAAAAGCGCAAGGAGTATGCCGACTTTTTGACCGAGCCACATAGTTGCAACAAATCCAACGACTCCGAAGAATAGAATCGGCGTAAATGAACTCAATAAATACAAAACCGAGCTTACACTACCTAGTACGATAAAGCTAAGTGGCAATGTAATCGCCAATTGTATGGCCATTACTATCATAAATCGCGTAAACATCTGTTGGCCCAATGGATAATAACTTAACGTTTCAATGATTTCATTGCCCTCATTTTTCGAACGAAATGCATAGCCCATCCCCGCGATTATGATTAATGTGATCCACTTAATCCATATTAGGAAATCAGTTGCCGTGTTCCCGCCGTTTTGGCTAATCGTAATCGTCAAAATGAGTAGTACAATGCCTGTAAGAAGCCAGCTACGTGCGCCGTGAAAATTCCATTGGGATAAAAACAAACTGGCCACTTTGGATGAAATTGTTTGCGTTTCTTGTTGCGCCTCCAGCGCTGCCCGCATATCAACTGGCTTACTTTCATCTGCTGCCTTTATTTTTTGAATTAAATTCAGCGTTTGTTCTCTTGAAGGTTCAGGGGCGGTAAAACGTTCGAAACTGTTTTTCCATTCTTTTTCTAAACGTGATAATTCATGGTCTTCATTCATTGACGCCCGCCCCCTTCCGCTCATCTTCTAGCAATATTTTCTCGAGTTGTTTTAAACCCCTTGAGATCCAAGTTTTCACCGTACCCAGAGGGATTTCCAACGCTAAAGCAATTTCCGCGTACTGCAAGTCTTGGTAAAAGCGTAAATACAAAACCATTCGATAATCAGGCGACAATTGTTCCAAAGAGTCAATCATCCATTGACGTTCAAGCTGACGATCAATAATATGATGAATCTTCCCATGTCCTTCCACGATTCTATCTGTAGAATACTCTTTTTTTGTAGAAGCTTTACGCCAATAATCCCGACAACAATTTGTCGCGATTTTATACATCCAAGGTTTAAAGGAATCAGGAATATACCCTTTTTGCCCCTGCTGATAAATCTTCATAAACGTATCCTGAACAATGTCTTCGGCTAGTTTTTCATCCTTCAGCAATCGGTACACATAGCCATACAGAGGTTTATGATACCGGAAAACAAGCGTGTCTAATGCCGTGTCATTCCCGAATGATAATTGGCGCATATAATCTTCATCTTGCATTCCTATCCCTCCGTATTCTTATACCGTCTTCCGATTAAATTGTAGTATTGCGATCCCCGTTAATAAAACGCCAATCCCCATATAAAATAATCGATTGTAAAGAATCCAATGATTTTCATTCGCGAAAAATCCAGTTTCACCCTTCACAAACGTATAAACACTACCATACTTAATTAATATCACATTTAAATCCCCTAAAAACAGCCCACCAAATTCATAAAACATCCAAAATAGAATCCCCGCCAATAAACCACCAACTGAATGATTGGCAATGACTGTGCCTGCAACTACTAATCCAGCAACTGCGATATAAATGGGAATTGTAAACGCCAGGCTCTGCCAAATAAAAAACCCCATGATTGAAGTCAAACTTAATGTTACGACAATTAGTAAACCGATAAAAATAACCGTTGAAAATAGGAGCCTTTCTAAAAGAAACTTCCACCTAGCAATTGGATAAGTAATTACCTGCATATGAAACTTCGAATCAAAATCAATCGACAAGCACCACTGTAAAATGACCACGAACCAAATCGGTGCCGCCTCTTCATAAAAAATACTCAATAAGTCTTCAACTGTATAGGACCCTTGATTATAAATCACTATCGCTACAATTGGAATCAGTAGCATCACACAAATTGAATATACTGATGTAAACCATAGCTTCAAAATCAGTCGAAGTCGAATCAAGCCCCCGCTCATAAACTTGAATCTCTTTCGTATAATCGCAAAGCTTTTTCGATGTCGAATTCGGTTTTGTCTTCTAATTGGGCATATTGGCGATACAAAAATTTAATGACATCGTTCAATTTCCCTCGTTCATCATAATTAGCCAGAGCTTCCACCAGCTCCGTCTCTTCCATCGGCGTAACCATCGGGCTGTACCACTTCTTAAAACTGCCCTCATCTGAAATTGAACTTAAAATGGACCATTCAACTAGTTCATTCAGTAGATGTAAATCAGTGCTTCTATCCCATCTCAAATTTTCTTTCATAAGATATTCGAGTGCCTGATAGGCAATCGTCGACTCCCTCATATCCCCAAGGAAATCAGTTCCCCACACAAGAAATTCCTGACTAGGCGTATACTGCGCAAGATGGGAATGCCCATCATTTAAAATATAAATCACTTCAGGAGTGATTGGAACTTCCAACCAATCCTCAACAAACTTCCAAGTTTTTTGATATTCACGGATTGTTTCTCTAGCACCTCTTACTATTTCCGGGTGTCCAACAACTCGAATTTGGTCGACCATCGTTTCTTTTATATTTCCACCGACTAAAGACAAACCATATTGAGAAGTTCCTTGATAGAGGCCAGCTTCAACATTTGGAATTGATAAAGAAAGCGGAATTTCATGATTCTCATTTATAATTTCTACAGTGAATTCTGTAGGAAAACCCTCTACAAGTCTTCCATTCCTTTGTTCAAATTGCACAAAGCGCTTATCATGCTCATGCGCAATCACCAATTGCCGTTCTCCAATAAGTGGATACCAGCCCGCTTCTTTCGGAAGGTACACTCTATTGTTTTGAATAAATGAATGTTCAATGTAGCCATCGTCACGGTATTGCAGTATGTTCCCGTGATAATTTAAACTTAAATTGAATTCATCGCCTGGTTCAAGCAATTTTTCATGATGTACAGTAACCAAATCCCCTTCACGTGAACATGTAACTTCTGCAAATTCACTACTGCAGTTTGACACTTCAAGTTCATGATACAAAGTCAGGTAGACCTCATTTGTTGGTTCATCGCCATTATGCTTGATAGTCAAATTGCTCTTCACATCGATTTGATTATCAGGTTGTAGTTGAATAGCTAAATCAGTACGCTTCATTGAAAATTCATATTTCGTATGATCAAGATAGGCATCATAATAGGAATTCGCCCACTTCCAATAATCTTCTTCATCCCCTTCAAACTCTTTCGCATACTTCTGGCCAGTGGTGATAAACTGTTCCAACGCTTGATTGTATTGCCCATAGCGAATACCGCCTAACAGAAGTGTCGGAATCACAAGGATTATTATTAAAATAGGAACGACCTTTTTTTCCTTCTGTATCCTCCGGTTTGAACGGAAGATCAATAATGTCAAAAGAATTAGGATAACTCCAAAAAGTAAAACGACGGCTTGATGCAATATCGCACTTCCAAACACCCGATCAATTCCCCAAATTCCTTCATAAGGCGACTCGATAAACATATAGTCAAACGGTGTCAATAAGTGTAACCTT
This DNA window, taken from Sporosarcina sp. 6E9, encodes the following:
- a CDS encoding ABC transporter permease — encoded protein: MSVLKTIFCTELLLLLRNKFIALPLIVNLLGWGYIVVSYEIQGLHFRERAAAFYSGFIWMTMLNLLIIGLLAVYMAGKDRESEFEHLVATYQVKNVEWILGKWLVAQLYGLSITLITILIQAGWFLSGKMAVGDLAKNVFYLFVQMEGAFFLLISFGFLFGIFMKNMFAYLAIPAILVLSLGLPFDYTGVALTFDNPRLHLLTPFDYMFIESPYEGIWGIDRVFGSAILHQAVVLLFGVILILLTLLIFRSNRRIQKEKKVVPILIIILVIPTLLLGGIRYGQYNQALEQFITTGQKYAKEFEGDEEDYWKWANSYYDAYLDHTKYEFSMKRTDLAIQLQPDNQIDVKSNLTIKHNGDEPTNEVYLTLYHELEVSNCSSEFAEVTCSREGDLVTVHHEKLLEPGDEFNLSLNYHGNILQYRDDGYIEHSFIQNNRVYLPKEAGWYPLIGERQLVIAHEHDKRFVQFEQRNGRLVEGFPTEFTVEIINENHEIPLSLSIPNVEAGLYQGTSQYGLSLVGGNIKETMVDQIRVVGHPEIVRGARETIREYQKTWKFVEDWLEVPITPEVIYILNDGHSHLAQYTPSQEFLVWGTDFLGDMRESTIAYQALEYLMKENLRWDRSTDLHLLNELVEWSILSSISDEGSFKKWYSPMVTPMEETELVEALANYDERGKLNDVIKFLYRQYAQLEDKTEFDIEKALRLYERDSSL
- a CDS encoding alanyl-tRNA editing protein, producing the protein MLSERLYYSDPYCKTFNTRVRKESVNSEGQFYAVLENTAFYPTGGGQPYDTGTLNDVPVLNVEEVDGEIRHTLAESLGSPLEVTGIIDWSRRFDHMQQHAGQHILSASFVELYGFATMSFHLGKEILTIDLDTDDVSPKQLEAVEKLANDIILENRLIETKWVTEDELDHYSLRKQLAVTGEIRLVIIPDFDYNGCGGTHPSSTGQVLGIKVLSTEKHRGKVRVHFVCGGRILQQLHQKNHILSEASKLLSAPEEGVIDATKKLLDANHTLVKSLNEKEEQLLTFEVKGLLQTKSQGLVKAVYSGRTVQELQKMARLLVAEAEDTAVLLVAENEDRLQFVAARGASVEKSMKQVSAAVTLPFIEGKGGGSDAFVQGGGQRSMTGTELLQIMENSLV
- a CDS encoding RNA polymerase sigma factor, with the protein product MQDEDYMRQLSFGNDTALDTLVFRYHKPLYGYVYRLLKDEKLAEDIVQDTFMKIYQQGQKGYIPDSFKPWMYKIATNCCRDYWRKASTKKEYSTDRIVEGHGKIHHIIDRQLERQWMIDSLEQLSPDYRMVLYLRFYQDLQYAEIALALEIPLGTVKTWISRGLKQLEKILLEDERKGAGVNE
- a CDS encoding ATP-binding cassette domain-containing protein; translated protein: MRIALNNVGATIHNVKVLNEITCSFKSGITYVVGKNGAGKSTLLKLIATATSPNNGTINYTRLMRDEKVGTHRLPLRIEEVRRVIGFMPQDFTGHAEMTIERYLTYMAFHKGIPHTRVKDLLNAWLNDANLLKLKRKTLRNLSGGQLQKVGLIQALLNQPRICVLDEPFEGLDTEEKMFFKRVLQRLSFHSVIIISTHLLEEIDPSEDNSVLYIEEGELCFYGGVDELDKVVKEILLLKEK